The Apus apus isolate bApuApu2 chromosome 8, bApuApu2.pri.cur, whole genome shotgun sequence genome has a window encoding:
- the PFKL gene encoding ATP-dependent 6-phosphofructokinase, liver type yields MAAAELERLRMAGAGMAIAVLTSGGDAQGMNAAVRAVTRMGIYVGAKVFLIYEGYEGLVEGGDNIKQANWLSVSNIIQLGGTVIGSARCKAFTTRAGRLRAARNLVEHGITNLCVIGGDGSLTGADIFRSEWAGLLEELVQDGQISEEVARENCRLNIVGLVGSIDNDFCGTDMTIGTDSALHRIMEVIDAITTTAQSHQRTFVLEVMGRHCGYLALVSGLASGADWLFIPESPPEDGWEDMMCERLGETRSRGSRLNIIIIAEGAIDRSGKPISSNYVKELVVKRLGFDTRVTVLGHVQRGGTPSAFDRVLSSKMGMEAVMALLEATPDTPACVVSLSGNQSVRLPLMECVQVTKDVQKAMDEKRFEEAIQLRGRSFENNWNIYKLLAHQKPAQEKSPFSLAILNVGAPAAGMNAAVRSAVRIGICQGHTVYVVSDGFEGLSKGQIREVGWHDVAGWLGRGGSMLGTKRTLPKTCMEKIVENVRKFNIQALLVIGGFEAYEGVLQLVEARGQYEELCIIMCVIPATISNNVPGTDFSLGSDTAVNAAMESCDRIKQSASGTKRRVFIVETMGGYCGYLSTVTGIAVGADAAYVYEDPFTIHDLKANVEHLTDKMKTDIQRGLVLRNEKCHEHYTTEFLYNLYSSEGKGIFDCRINVLGHLQQGGAPTPFDRNYGTKLGVKAVLWMSEKLQVAYRKGRVFANSGDSACVIGLRKKVVAFSPVTELKKVTDFEHRLPQEQWWLNLRLMLKMLANYQISLTEYISGKMEHVTRRTLSIEKGF; encoded by the exons ATGGCGGCGGCGGAGCTGGAGCGGCTGCGGATGGCGGGGGCCGGGATGGCCATCGCCGTCCTCACCAGCGGCGGCGACGCGCAAG GGATGAACGCTGCCGTCCGTGCCGTCACCCGCATGGGGATATACGTGGGAGCCAAGGTCTTCCTCATCTACGAG ggctacGAAGGGCTGGTGGAGGGGGGAGACAACATCAAGCAAGCCAACTGGCTCAGCGTCTCCAACATCATCCAGCTG GGTGGGACAGTGATCGGCAGTGCCCGCTGCAAAGCCTTCACCACCCGGGCAGGCCGGCTGCGGGCCGCCCGGAACCTGGTGGAACACGGGATCACCAACCTCTGCGTGATCGGTGGGGATGGCAGCCTGACCGGGGCTGACATCTTCCGCTCCGagtgggctgggctgctggaggagctggtcCAGGATG GGCAGATCAGCGAGGAGGTGGCACGGGAGAACTGCCGCCTGAACATCGTGGGGCTGGTGGGCTCCATCGACAACGACTTCTGCGGCACCGACATGACCATCGGCACCGACTCGGCCCTGCACCGCATCATGGAGGTGATCGACGCCATCACCACCACGGCCCAGAG CCACCAGCGGACCTTCGTGCTGGAGGTGATGGGCCGCCACTGCGG GTACCTGGCGCTGGTGTCTGGCCTGGCCTCGGGCGCCGACTGGCTCTTCATCCCCGAGTCCCCTCCGGAGGACGGCTGGGAGGACATGATGTGcgagaggctgggggag ACGCGCAGCAGAGGGTCCCGGCTCAACATCATCATCATCGCCGAGGGCGCCATCGACCGCAGCGGCAAACCCATCTCCTCCAACTACGTCAAGGAG CTGGTGGTGAAACGCTTGGGCTTCGACACGCGGGTCACCGTCCTCGGCCACGTGCAGCGCGGAGGGACCCCGTCAGCTTTTGACCGTGTGCTG AGCAGCAAGATGGGGATGGAGGCGGTGATGGCCCTGCTGGAGGCCACGCCAGACACCCCTGCCTGCGTGGTCAGCCTCTCGGGGAACCAGTCGGTGCGGCTGCCCCTCAtggagtgtgtccaggtg ACAAAGGACGTGCAGAAGGCCATGGATGAGAAGAGGTTTGAGGAGGCCATCCAGCTCCGCGggag GAGCTTCGAGAACAACTGGAACATCTACAAGCTGCTGGCTCACCAGAAACCGGCGCAGGAGAAG AGCCCCTTCAGTCTGGCCATCCTGAACGTGGGTGCCCCCGCCGCCGGCATGAACGCTGCCGTCAGGTCGGCCGTGCGCATCGGCATCTGCCAGGGACACACCGTCTACGTGGTGAGCGACGGCTTCGAGGGCTTGTCCAAGGGGCAG ATCCGTGAGGTGGGCTGGCACGACGTGGCGGGCTGGCTGGGACGCGGTGGGTCCATGCTGGGGACCAAGCG GACGCTGCCCAAGACCTGCATGGAAAAGATCGTGGAGAATGTGCGGAAGTTCAACATTCAGGCGCTGCTGGTCATCGGGGGGTTCGAG GCGTACGAGggggtgctgcagctggtggaggcCCGTGGGCAGTACGAGGAGCTCTGCATCATCATGTGTGTCATCCCTGCCACCATCAGCAACAACGTGCCCGGGACTGACTTCAGCCTGGGCTCGGACACGGCCGTCAACGCAGCCATGGAG AGCTGTGACCGCATCAAGCAGTCGGCCTCGGGCACCAAGCGCCGGGTCTTCATCGTGGAGACCATGGGGGGCTACTGTGGGTACCTGTCGACCGTCACCGGCATCGCGGTGGGCGCCGACGCCGCCTACGTCTACGAAGATCCCTTCACCATCCACGACCTGAAG GCCAACGTGGAGCATTTGACGGATAAAATGAAGACGGATATCCAGAGAGGGCTGGTCCTGCG caACGAGAAGTGCCACGAACACTACACCACCGAGTTCCTCTACAACCTCTATTCCTCCGAGGGCAAAGGCATCTTCGACTGCAGGATTAACGTCCTGGGCCACCTCCAGCAG GGGGGAGCCCCGACCCCCTTTGACCGCAACTACGGGACGAAGCTGGGAGTGAAGGCGGTGCTGTGGATGTCGGAGAAGCTGCAGGTCGCCTACCGCAAGG GGCGTGTCTTTGCCAACTCGGGAGACTCTGCCTGCGTGATCGGGCTCAGGAAGAAGGTGGTGGCCTTCAGCCCCGTGACGGAGCTCAAGAAAGTCACTGATTTCGA gcacaggctgccccaggAGCAGTGGTGGCTGAACCTGCGGCTGATGCTGAAGATGCTGGCCAACTACCAGATCAGCCTGACCGAGTACATCTCGGGGAAGATGGAGCACGTCACCCGCCGCACCCTCAGCATCGAGAAGGGCTTCTAG
- the PROCR gene encoding endothelial protein C receptor, whose protein sequence is MLRWLLLCGALGCGAERAAPLTFTMLQRTRVSKGSSVFSGNASLDGQLSHLLDGSNVTQVLPLEPPDAWARRQQDVATYLNYFGQLVKLFSKERPINYTQSLWCHLGCRLYPNGTASSFYEVTLNGTAFLSFHVPSATWQRSWPGRHEVAAFAEEQLMKYPQTTQDLQHFLNTTCVSILRAQRAWTGTRSSRSHTPLVLGLILGTVALLGMAVGIFLCTGGSC, encoded by the exons atGCTCcgctggctgctgctgtgcgGGGCGCTGGGATGCGGGGCAGAGCGGGCGG CCCCCCTCACCTTCACCATGCTGCAAAGGACCCGCGTTTCCAAGGGCAGTTCCGTCTTCTCGGGGAACGCCAGCCTGGACGGGCAGCTCAGCCACCTCCTGGACGGCTCTAATGTCACCCAAGTGCTGCCGCTGGAGCCCCCCGATGCCTgggccaggaggcagcaggatgtGGCCACCTACCTGAACTACTTCGGCCAGTTGGTGAAGCTCTTCAGCAAGGAGAGGCCCATTAACT ACACCCAGAGCCTCTGGTGCCACCTGGGCTGCCGCCTCTACCCCAACGGCACGGCCAGCAGCTTCTACGAGGTGACCCTCAACGGGACAGCTTTCCTCAGCTTCCATGTCCCCAGCGCCACCTGGCAGCGGAGCTGGCCCGGCAGGCACGAGGTGGCTGCttttgctgaggagcagctgatgAAGTACCCCCAGACCACCCAGGATCTCCAGCATTTCCTCAACACCACCTGTGTCAGCATCCTGAGGGCCCAGAGAGCCTGGACGG GAACACGGAGCAGCCGGTCACAcactcccctggtgctgggccTGATCCTGGGGACTGTGGCCCTGCTGGGCATGGCCGTGGGGATCTTCTTGTGCACGGGAGGGAGCTGCTAG